A section of the Rattus norvegicus strain BN/NHsdMcwi chromosome 15, GRCr8, whole genome shotgun sequence genome encodes:
- the Med4 gene encoding mediator of RNA polymerase II transcription subunit 4, with protein MAASSSGEKEKERMGGVSGMTGLGSTRERLLSALEDLEVLSRELIEMLAISRNQKLLQLEEENQVLELLIHRDGDFQELMKLALNQGKVHHEMQALEKEVEKRDSDIQQLQKQLKEAEQILATAVYQAKEKLKSIEKARKGAISSEEIIKYAHRISASNAVCAPLTWVPGDPRRPYPTDLEMRSGLLGQMNNPSTSGVNGHLPGDALAAGRLPDVLAPQYPWQSNDMSVNMLPPNHSTDFLLEPPGHNKENEDDVEVMSTDSSSSSSDSD; from the exons ATGGCGGCTTCTTCAAGTggtgagaaggaaaaggagcGGATGGGAGGCGTTTCAGGAATGACAGGCCTTGGCAGTACGCGAGAGCGGCTTCTGTCTGCGCTGGAAGATCTGGAGGTCTTGTCGAG GGAACTTATAGAAATGCTTGCAATTTCAAGAAATCAGAAGCTGTTACAGCTGGAAGAGGAAAATCAG GTCTTGGAGTTGCTAATTCACCGAGATGGGGACTTTCAAGAACTAATGAAATTAGCACTTAATCAGGGAAAAGTCCACCATGAAATGCAAGCTTTAGAGAAAGAAGTAGAGAAGAGAGACAGTGATATTCAGCAGCTGCAGAAACagctgaaggaggcagagcaaATCCTG GCAACAGCTGTTTACCAGGCAAAGGAGAAACTCAAGTcaatagagaaagcaagaaaag GCGCTATCTCCTCTGAAGAAATCATTAAGTACGCACACAGGATCAGTGCCAGCAATGCTGTATGTGCTCCACTGACTTGGGTTCCAG GAGACCCTCGACGGCCATACCCAACTGATTTAGAGATGAGAAGTGGATTGCTGGGTCAGATGAACAATCCTTCTACCAGTGGTGTGAATGGTCACCTCCCGGGAGATGCCCTTGCAGCAGGTAGACTGCCAG ATGTCCTTGCTCCACAGTACCCATGGCAGTCAAATGACATGTCTGTGAACATGCTGCCGCCAAATCATAGCACTGACTTTCTGTTGGAGCCTCCCGGGcacaacaaagaaaatgaagatgacGTTGAGGTTATGTCAACAGATTCCTCAAGCAGCAGCAGTGACTCTGACTGA